The proteins below come from a single Ochotona princeps isolate mOchPri1 chromosome 13, mOchPri1.hap1, whole genome shotgun sequence genomic window:
- the SFXN3 gene encoding sideroflexin-3, with protein sequence MGELPLNINIQEPRWDQSTFLGRARHFFTVTDPRNLLLSGAQLEASRNIVQNYRAGVLTPGLTEDQLWRAKYVYDSAFHPDTGEKVVLIGRMSAQVPMNMTITGCMLTFYRQTPTVVFWQWVNQSFNAVVNYSNRSGDAPITVGQLGTAYVSATTGAVATALGLKSLTKHLPALVGRFVPFAAVAAANCINIPLMRQRELQVGIPVTDEAGQRLGHSVTAAKQGIFQVVVSRICMAIPAMAIPPVIMNTLEKKDFLKRRSWLGAPLQVGLVGFCLVFATPLCCALFPQRSSIQVSRLEPELRAQISEQAPSIQVVYYNKGL encoded by the exons ATGGGTGAACTGCCCTTAAATATCAATATCCAAGAGCCTCGCTGGGACCAAAGCACGTTCCTGGGCAGAGCCCGGCATTTCTTCACTGTAACTGATCCCCGGAATCTCCTACTGTCCGGGGCACAGCTGGAAGCTTCCCGGAACATCGTACAGAACTACAG GGCTGGCGTGCTCACTCCGGGGCTCACCGAAGACCAGCTGTGGAGGGCCAAGTATGTGTACGACTCTGCTTTCCACCCAGACACAGGAGAGAAAGTGGTCCTGATTGGTCGCATGTCAGCCCAGGTCCCCATGAACATGACCATCACTGGCTGCATGCTCACCTTCTACAGGCAG ACGCCAACTGTGGTATTCTGGCAGTGGGTCAATCAGTCCTTCAATGCTGTTGTCAACTACTCCAACCGCAGTGGCGATGCTCCCATCACTGTGGG GCAGCTGGGAACAGCCTATGTGAGCGCTACCACTGGGGCAGTAGCCACGGCTTTGGGACTCAAGTCCCTCACCAAG CACCTGCCTGCCTTGGTGGGCAGATTCGTGCCTTTTGCGGCTGTGGCAGCTGCCAACTGCATCAACATCCCCCTGATGAGGCAGAG GGAGCTGCAGGTGGGCATCCCGGTAACTGATGAGGCAGGGCAGAGGCTTGGGCACTCAGTGACTGCAGCCAAGCAGGGCATCTTCCAAGTGGTGGTGTCGAGAATTTGCATGGCCATCCCTGCCATGG CCATCCCCCCTGTGATTATGAACACTCTGGAAAAGAAAGACTTCCTGAAG CGTCGGTCCTGGCTGGGGGCGCCTCTGCAGGTGGGACTGGTGGGCTTCTG CCTGGTCTTCGCCACGCCCCTGTGCTGTGCCCTGTTTCCCCAGAGGAG CTCCATACAAGTGAGCAGGCTGGAGCCGGAGCTGAGAGCTCAGATCAGCGAGCAAGCGCCCAGCATCCAAGTGGTTTACTACAACAAGGGGCTCTGA